The window GTCGGGACTTGCAATAGCTACAGCATCAAGGTCCTTTCTTTCGACCATTTTCCGGTAATCTTCTATGACTTCGGGTTTATTGCCAGTAAGTTTTTCAGCCATGTCCGCTGCTCCTTCGGCTGCTCGCATGTCTACATCACAAATGTAGCCAATAGACGTGTTTTCTGACTCGGCAACAGCCCTGATAAGGGCTTTTCCCCTGCCATTGACTCCGGCTACACCAAAATTTATCCTGGAATTGGCGCCCTGCATTCTTTTCATACCCGAGGCACTAAGACTATGGGCTCCCAATGTGATTCCCGCTGTTCCTATAGCTGCTTTCTTTATAAAATCTCGTCTTGATTGATCCATAATATTGTTTTTTGAACGATTCTACATTTTTTGAAACGTTTGTAAATTAAGTTGCACTTTAGTTATTACCGGATAGGTCTTTGATTTTAATGTTTCGGAATGAAACCTCATGACCGTGTTCCTGAAGGAGGATGTGGCCTTTTTCTGCTTCTCCAAACCGTTCTCCGTAAGCAGTATATTGTGGAGCTGAATATTTACTCATTTCTACCAGCTTTCTGAAATTTTCACTGCCCCGTTCGTATTCAAGAACTTTTTTGCCATTAAGCCAGTGTTCCACATGGTTGTCATTTGAAACGATGCGCGCATGATTCCATTCTCCGATAGGATTGGGTTCCTTGTTTTTAGCCGGTAGCATATCGTAAAGGGAAGCCAGTGTGCGGTTGCCGTTTCTTCCCTTGTTGGCGTCGGGATGTCCTTCATCATCCAGTATTTGGTATTCCAGACCAAAAGCAGATCCTTCATGATCTCCGGCTTTTTCCGTCACATAATATTTAATGCCGCTGTTGGCACCTTTTGACATTTTAAAGTCCAGCTTCAGCTCAAATTCGCTGAATTCTTCTTCTGTAACAATATCGCCCCCGTGCTGGGATTCTCCTCCTCCTTCAGCTGTAACCTGGAGGGCAGCATTGTGGGTCATCCAGCCTCTTTCAGGGAATTGGTCCATATGGGCGCCTCTCCAGCCTTCATGGTTTTCTCCGTTAAAGAGGAGCTCCCAGCCTTCTTGTTTTTCTTCTTCGGTGAGTTGATTGAACAAGTTGGTTTTCTGTGGAATGTCCATGGTTTTATTGTTTGCCCGGGCTTTTTCACCGGTCAAAAACCTGAAATTGCGCCATCTTACTTTCAGTCCTTCTTTCTCCTCGTCGTCTCCTATGCCATGTACCTGAAGCCCGATAAATCCTTCGTCGGTCATGTTATCTACCAGGTTAGCGGCAGGAACTCCATTGATCCAGGTCTGGATCGTATCGCCCAGCGCCTCTATCCGGTAGGTATTCCATTCTTCGTTTTTAAAAGCTTCTCTTGCGTCGGGGTTATCTTCCAGGTTGTATAACCAACCGCGACGAGCTTCATCATAGACCCCTGCGCTCCATGCACGATCCGAAGGGTCTATTTCAACCTGGTACCCATGGACCCGGTTATCCTTGTATTCCGGGATGCTGTTGCTGCGTATCTGTATTCCTGAATTCAGGCCGTCATCCACTTTAAAATCAACTTTGAGGATGAAATCGCCATACTGCTCTTTGGTGCATAGAAAGCTGGTGGGGGTATTCATAACGGTTTCACCCACGATCATCCCATCTTCTAATGAGTAATTGGCTTCACCATTCAGTTGAACCCATTGATCTAGATTTTCTTCATTGTAAAGCCGGTCCCATTCCGGTTCCGTTTGCGTACACGAAATTGCAAAAAAAATAGAGACCGCTGCTACACCAGTAATTTTAAGAATGTTTTTCATAATAGAAAGGTTTTATTTTATAATTAATTGTCAAAAATTAGCTCGTATGTTGATTGAAGGCATTGCTTAAATGATTTTCTAGCCATATTTTGGGGATAAATTTAAAAAAAACTTACGACCAATCAAATTTAAGGCTTCTATTTTTAATAATTGAAAATAATAAAAGAAGCTTTGAAGTGGGTTAAAACGGGTTTATATCATGTATATTGACAGCAGTAGACAAGCAGGAAAGCCGTTTTTTCCGGAAGGGTAAGACATTTAATAAGGAGTTTTCTAATTAGAGTCTGTCTATAATATCCGCTGGCTGCGTTACGCTCGTTTTTCATGCCAGTCATCCGGCAGCCGACGGACTCCTGGCATTCAAAACTCGCAAGCCTTGCCAGCGAACATTCTAGACGAGACTCTTTCAAATCTCTTTGACTTTATGGGCAAACCCTAATTAAATCTTCCATCCTTTTGTGCTAAAAAATTTATAATTTTCGGGCATTGTATTATTTCAGATCGATGAAAATTTAAAATCAACATAGCTTATGGATATTAACAGTCAGATTTTGTGTTTCGGTGAGATTCTCTGGGACGTGCTTCCTGATAAAAAAGTTCCCGGCGGTGCTCCGATGAATGTTGCCCTTCATCTGAAAAGGCTGGGCATGAATGTAAAATTTGCAAGCAGAATCGGGAGTGATCCCCTGGGAAAGGAATTAAAAGATTATCTGGATTCAATTGCTTTTCAGGAATACCTGCTTCAGGAAGACCGTAACCACCCCACAGGAACCGTTCAGGTAGATCTCTCTGATTCGAATGATCCGAAGTATGATATTGTATTTCCCTCGGCATGGGATTATATAGAAATGACAAAGGAGTTGAAACAAACTGCTGAGGGATCGGAGCTTATTGTCTATGGTAGCCTGGCTTCCAGGAATGAAGTAAGTCGTAAAACCCTGCAGGAAATATTGGACAATCATAATACTTATAATGTGTTGGACATCAACCTTCGGGTACCCCATTATAACAAAGAGCGAACAAAAATTTTAATGAACAGGGCTGACCTGGTGAAGATGAACGAGGAAGAACTTAACATTCTTACGAACTGGTTTACTGATAAGGGGCATGACATGGAAGAGGCAGACCAGGTTAAATTGTTAAGTTCAACATTTGATTGTCCTGTGGTATGTGTTACCAAAGGAGGTAATGGAGCAGCTATGCTTTATGAAGGCAATTATTACCGGCATCCGGGTTATCAGGTTGAAGTGGCAGATGCGGTAGGTTCAGGAGATGCTTTTTTGGCTGCCTTGCTTCATGGATATCTTAGTAAGGGCTTACCTGAAAAAATGCTTGATCTCGCCTGTGCCACAGGTGCATTTGTGGCTTCCAGGTCGGGAGGTACTCCTGAGTATGGCCTGGAAGAGATTGAGAAGATCATGAGAAATATTGGGGGTTTGTCATGAGAATATGAGTATTTTCACGGAAATGTCTGGATGTTCACTATGGGATGTCGGTTCAGGAACTGAAAATTTAAGTTGTTGCCCTTGGTAATCATTCAGATAAGATTATCTTGGAGCAGGTACAAGATAAACCGGATTCAATTTGTAAAAATTATAAGTTGGGGCTGAAATGAAAAGATTAACCGTTTTCCTTATAGTTATTATAAGTTTTTGTTTATCAGGATGTAACAGCAGTAAACAAGAACATTCAGAACAGACTCACCATCCTCAATATTCGTTTGACCAAAAATTTCGTCCCCAGTACCATTTTTCCCCTAAACAGAAGTGGATGAACGATCCCAACGGGATGGTTTATTATGAAGGGACATACCATCTTTTCTTTCAGCACTACCCGGAAGCAATGAAATGGGGGCCCATGCACTGGGGACACACCACAAGTGAAGATCTGTTTCATTGGAAACACAGGGATATAGCTCTTTATCCCGACAGTCTGGGATATATTTTTTCAGGCAGTGCTGTGGTTGACAAGAACAATACCACGGGGTTTCAGTCCGGAGAGGATAAGCCCCTTGTGGCCATTTTTACCCATCACAATCCGGACGATGGTCTGCAGACCCAAAGCATTGCATACAGTACAGATGCCGGCGAGACTTGGACTAAATACAAGGGCAATCCGGTAATTAAAAATCCGGGCATCAGGGATTTCCGGGATCCAAAGGTTTTCTGGCACCAGAAAACATCAAAATGGATCATGGTGCTGGCTGCAGGGGACCATGTCAGATTCTATTCATCGCCCGATCTTAAAGACTGGACCTTAGAAAGTGAGTTTGGGAAAAATGTTGGAGCTCATGGCGGCGTCTGGGAATGTCCCGACTTGTTTCCACTGGCATTGGATGGCAACGAGCGAAATAAGAAATGGGTGTTGCTGGTGAGCATCAATCCCGGTGCACCGAATGGCGGTTCGGGAACCCAATATTTTGTGGGTGATTTTGATGGTCATCGGTTTGTCAATGAATCAAAAAACCACCAGTGGATTGATTATGGCACTGATAATTACGCCGGAGTAACCTGGTCTAATGTGCCGGACCGGGAAATTTTTATCGGATGGATGAACAACTGGACCTATGCGGATACCATTCCCACCTCTACATGGCGGGGATCAATGACTCTTCCGAGGAAACTCACATTAAGTACTGTTGGCGGAAATCCCAGACTGCTCAGTCAGCCAGTAAAAGAGATTTGTGCTTTAAAAGAAGAAGTTTTTTCTTTAAAGGATAAGAAAATTTCAAAAAATTCTCTGAATAAGACCTTCCCGGAAATCCCGCTGGAAGAATCCCAGTTGTATTTCCGGATGAAGGCAGGAGATGCCGACAACATTCTCATCCGTTTTTTCAACCGTCGGAAAGAAGAGCTGGTCATTGACTTTGACAAACAAAATGAGCAGATCTCTGTTGATCGGAGAAATGCCGGTATCGATAATTTTCATAAGGCTTTCCCAAAGATACTGGAGGCACCGTTCAGGCAGTATTCTGATTCTTTAAACTTTAAAGTGTTTTTTGATAGGTCGTCAATGGAATTGTTTGTTAATGGAGGAGAACGCGTGATGACAAACCGGATTTTTCCTTCGGAGCCTTACACGCATCTGGAAGTGCTAACCTCATCCGGTGAAGCACATCTTGGACAATTGAAGATATTTGAAATGGAATCGGTATGGGGGAAAGAAGAGCTGAATTGAGAAATTGATGAAAATAGGCTAAGGCTGAGGCTAAGAAAGCAGGATATTCGGGGATTGCCAACTGCTTTTTGCCAATTGCCAACTCATATGATAAATTTAATCATTCACGCATTTAAGCATTAACGTAGTAAAGAACATAAAATTCTAAAAGTTAAAATCTTATGACCAAAGCAAGCAGATTGTTAATACGCAGCGCCTATGTTGCAGCTCTGGGCGGTTTTCTTTTTGGCTTTGACACCGCAGTTATTTCGGGTGCCGAAAAATCAATACAGGAGTTCTGGAATCTGAGTGGTTTCTGGCACGGGTTTACTGTTGCCATAGCTTTGGTAGGAACGGTAATAGGGGCTTTGACAGCCGGAAAACCCGCTGATAGATTTGGCCGGCGGAATGCCTTGTTGGCAGTAGGGGCTCTGTATCTTATCTCAGCTCTGGGAAGTGCGCTTTCCAATTTATGGATTCCCTTTATGATCTATCGCTTTATTGGCGGTCTTGGTGTGGGCGCCTCCTCAGTGATCGGACCCATGTATATCGCTGAAATTGCTCCTCCCGAAAGAAGAGGCAAACTGGTGGCCATGTTTCAGTTCAATGTGGTCACAGGAATTCTGGTGGCTTATATTTCCAACTATATCATTTCTCTGCTGGCACAAACCGATGCCTGGCGATGGATGTTCGGTGTGGAGGTTATTCCGGCAATCCTGTTTTTTGGTTTTTTGTTCGGAGTTCCGGCTACTCCACGGTGGCTTATCCTTAAAGGCAAATCTGATAAAGCCCGTGATATACTAAAACTTTTCGATATATCGAATATTGAGAAACAGGTAAAAATCATAGAAGATTCCATTTACGCAGAAAGGCATGTACAATCACCCAGGCTCTTTACCAAACAACTGAGGGTTCCCGTTATGCTGGCCATTCTGGTTGCCTTTTTCAATCAGTTTTCCGGAATTAATGCCATAATGTATTATGCCCCGCGCATTTTTGAAGTGGCCGGAGTAGCCAGGGAGTCAGCCTTATTGCAATCGGTCTCTATTGGGCTCACCAACATGATTTTTACACTCATTGCCATCAACATCATCGACCGTGTAGGCCGTAAAAAATTGCTCTTGATAGGGGCCGCGGGGTTAACGGTTACCTTGCTGATGGTTACACTTGACTTTCTGTTGGCTGCCGAACCCGGTAGCGTAGTGCTCATTGGGTTGATCGGATTTATCGCCTTCTTTGCCCTGTCTCAGGGAACGGTGATATGGGTTTATATCTCTGAAATATTCCCCAATAGGGTGAGAGCGAAAGGTCAGACTCTTGGTAGCTTCACCCACTGGGCTGGTGCAGCGATCGTTTCATGGATTTTCCCTATGTTTGCTGAAATTGGCAATACCACATCAACGGGTTATGCTTTTCTGTTATTTACCGTGATCATGGTAATCCAGTTCATCGTGGTATATAAATTCTTCCCTGAAACAAAGGGCAAATCGCTGGAACAGATCCAGGATGACTTTGGGCTATAGTAACTTAGCAGGTTTGTCCAAACTAAAAAGTTTGAAAACATTCACTTAACAAACCATTTTATATCAAAGTAAATAACAAAATACAAGCACCAAAAAACCAAACAACATCCAATTTGGAATTTGTTTTTTGATGCTTTAATGATAGAACCATTATAAAGTTAAATTGCTAGCCCGCATTTTCTTGCTGGTCTTTGGAAAACTGTTCCGATTGAAATACCGGCAGTACTGCTTTATGCAGGAAAGTTCCCTTGAATTCGGAAAACATGACTCCCCGGGTTGTGGAGATGGCCATGGAATTGATCTCGTTGATGAAAGTATCCGGGAATTTAACATTTTGGTCATTTTCCTGGGTTAGGTAATCATTGAAATTCTCAACTTCAAAGATGCAACTGGTTTCCAGATAACCTACCCGTGAGCTTTTATCTTTATCCATGATGCTGATGTTGGTGATCACAAAGACAAGTTTCTTTTCGGCATTGATCCTGTGTTGTAGTTTGAGATCGAAATGAAACGTATTGAAATCGATGTTTTGTTGTTTCGGATGTTTCATTTCCAAATCCAGTGTTTCGATGGCACTTATTTTATAGGTTACTTTGTTTTGTTCTGTCATGGATTTTGATTTTTTTGGTTTACAATTGATTTTTTTGATTATATTTTGCTAAGATCAATACGTGCTGATTGGTATTTTTCTTTTTGTACCATTTGCTTCATATTTTTAATGGTATGATAAGGTCCTTTGTTATATATTCTTTCAGCCAGCCATCCGGGAAGCTGAATGTTCGGTTTAACCTTGGTTTTAAAGATGATTCTTACCCGGTCTCCGTTCAGGGAAACAAACCTCCATGAGGATTTTACAGAGGGAATTCTCCGTATACCATCTTTTTCAGGGATCACTCCTGTGAGATCACTGGACTTTGTATAGACGGTTTGGCTCCCTGAATCCCGGAAGATCCGAAAGTCAAGTACTACATCCCTGTCTCTCCCCGGCCATGGAATATCGGAGCGTAAATAGTAAGAAAAATGATATTCATTGTTTTTCCTGATCAGGGAAGTTTCTTTTGCTGCATGTATCCAGTCTTTGAAACCATTGACATCTTTCATTAGGGCAACGAATGCTTTCAAATTGCTTCTTACTTCGCTGACTCCTTTGATTTCAACATATTCCCGATTATTTCCCTTTTTTGTATAAATTTCTATTCCCTTCTTATCCTTAATGAGTTCCCAGTCTGCTTTCCCGTAAAAGCTCAATGGCAAGAAAACAAATAACACCATTATGTATGTATATGATTTCATAGTGAGCCTGGGATAAAAAGTTTTTGGTTCCTGGCCATTTAACCCGAATTATTCAAGAATAATTCTGACGCTATTGAAAAACCTGGCTTTTTGCTTCAATAAATTTCGCAAAAAGCCGGTTTTTCTAATGCGGGATTAAAGTGGTGTAAAATTAAGAAAACTGTCATGGATACAATAAGGATTTAATGAAAATGATGAAATTTCCGGAATATCAACGATAATTATGATGGATTGAGTTTGGGTTTTTTCTTACGCTTTCTGGATTTAATGAATAATTAATTACAGAGTAAAGGAGAAGTGGAATAAAGTTATATTTTTGCGGCAAATTTTTGATTATGGAAATTACAATCGGAAATAACATTAAAGGGCTGATTTTTGACGTGGATGGGACCCTGGCCGACAGCATGCCCGTACATCTGGAAACGTGGAATATGCTGGGCAATAAATATGGGTTTCAATATACCCGGACCGATCTGGAAAAGTATGCCGGTATGTCCGGGCAGGAAATTGTGGAGATCATCAATGAAAAGAATGGCTTACAGCTCGATCCGGATCAAATAGCCCATGAGAAAGAAGCGGCTTTTCTGGAAAATCTCGATAAGGTTAAACCCATCACTCCTGTGGTGGAATTATTGGAGAAATATCATGGTTGTTTGCCGATAGCTGCCGGAACAGGGGGGTTCAGAAGCGTTGCGACCAGAATACTCAAGGCTGTTGGCGTGTGGAGTAAGATTGATATCCTGGTGGGTTCGGATGATGTGGTTCATCATAAGCCGGCACCCGATACCTTCCTGAAATGTGCAGAAGAATTGGGTGTTGACCCAAAAGATTGTCTGGTATTTGAAGATGCCGATCTGGGCT of the Bacteroidales bacterium genome contains:
- a CDS encoding sugar porter family MFS transporter, producing the protein MTKASRLLIRSAYVAALGGFLFGFDTAVISGAEKSIQEFWNLSGFWHGFTVAIALVGTVIGALTAGKPADRFGRRNALLAVGALYLISALGSALSNLWIPFMIYRFIGGLGVGASSVIGPMYIAEIAPPERRGKLVAMFQFNVVTGILVAYISNYIISLLAQTDAWRWMFGVEVIPAILFFGFLFGVPATPRWLILKGKSDKARDILKLFDISNIEKQVKIIEDSIYAERHVQSPRLFTKQLRVPVMLAILVAFFNQFSGINAIMYYAPRIFEVAGVARESALLQSVSIGLTNMIFTLIAINIIDRVGRKKLLLIGAAGLTVTLLMVTLDFLLAAEPGSVVLIGLIGFIAFFALSQGTVIWVYISEIFPNRVRAKGQTLGSFTHWAGAAIVSWIFPMFAEIGNTTSTGYAFLLFTVIMVIQFIVVYKFFPETKGKSLEQIQDDFGL
- a CDS encoding glycoside hydrolase family 32 protein encodes the protein MNDPNGMVYYEGTYHLFFQHYPEAMKWGPMHWGHTTSEDLFHWKHRDIALYPDSLGYIFSGSAVVDKNNTTGFQSGEDKPLVAIFTHHNPDDGLQTQSIAYSTDAGETWTKYKGNPVIKNPGIRDFRDPKVFWHQKTSKWIMVLAAGDHVRFYSSPDLKDWTLESEFGKNVGAHGGVWECPDLFPLALDGNERNKKWVLLVSINPGAPNGGSGTQYFVGDFDGHRFVNESKNHQWIDYGTDNYAGVTWSNVPDREIFIGWMNNWTYADTIPTSTWRGSMTLPRKLTLSTVGGNPRLLSQPVKEICALKEEVFSLKDKKISKNSLNKTFPEIPLEESQLYFRMKAGDADNILIRFFNRRKEELVIDFDKQNEQISVDRRNAGIDNFHKAFPKILEAPFRQYSDSLNFKVFFDRSSMELFVNGGERVMTNRIFPSEPYTHLEVLTSSGEAHLGQLKIFEMESVWGKEELN
- a CDS encoding DUF1080 domain-containing protein, giving the protein MKNILKITGVAAVSIFFAISCTQTEPEWDRLYNEENLDQWVQLNGEANYSLEDGMIVGETVMNTPTSFLCTKEQYGDFILKVDFKVDDGLNSGIQIRSNSIPEYKDNRVHGYQVEIDPSDRAWSAGVYDEARRGWLYNLEDNPDAREAFKNEEWNTYRIEALGDTIQTWINGVPAANLVDNMTDEGFIGLQVHGIGDDEEKEGLKVRWRNFRFLTGEKARANNKTMDIPQKTNLFNQLTEEEKQEGWELLFNGENHEGWRGAHMDQFPERGWMTHNAALQVTAEGGGESQHGGDIVTEEEFSEFELKLDFKMSKGANSGIKYYVTEKAGDHEGSAFGLEYQILDDEGHPDANKGRNGNRTLASLYDMLPAKNKEPNPIGEWNHARIVSNDNHVEHWLNGKKVLEYERGSENFRKLVEMSKYSAPQYTAYGERFGEAEKGHILLQEHGHEVSFRNIKIKDLSGNN
- a CDS encoding carbohydrate kinase is translated as MDINSQILCFGEILWDVLPDKKVPGGAPMNVALHLKRLGMNVKFASRIGSDPLGKELKDYLDSIAFQEYLLQEDRNHPTGTVQVDLSDSNDPKYDIVFPSAWDYIEMTKELKQTAEGSELIVYGSLASRNEVSRKTLQEILDNHNTYNVLDINLRVPHYNKERTKILMNRADLVKMNEEELNILTNWFTDKGHDMEEADQVKLLSSTFDCPVVCVTKGGNGAAMLYEGNYYRHPGYQVEVADAVGSGDAFLAALLHGYLSKGLPEKMLDLACATGAFVASRSGGTPEYGLEEIEKIMRNIGGLS
- a CDS encoding beta-phosphoglucomutase family hydrolase; protein product: MEITIGNNIKGLIFDVDGTLADSMPVHLETWNMLGNKYGFQYTRTDLEKYAGMSGQEIVEIINEKNGLQLDPDQIAHEKEAAFLENLDKVKPITPVVELLEKYHGCLPIAAGTGGFRSVATRILKAVGVWSKIDILVGSDDVVHHKPAPDTFLKCAEELGVDPKDCLVFEDADLGFRAARNAGMHLIDVRPYYMDGFEKEALKGESKDH
- a CDS encoding twin-arginine translocation signal domain-containing protein, whose protein sequence is MDQSRRDFIKKAAIGTAGITLGAHSLSASGMKRMQGANSRINFGVAGVNGRGKALIRAVAESENTSIGYICDVDMRAAEGAADMAEKLTGNKPEVIEDYRKMVERKDLDAVAIASPD